In one Aythya fuligula isolate bAytFul2 chromosome 12, bAytFul2.pri, whole genome shotgun sequence genomic region, the following are encoded:
- the SETD6 gene encoding N-lysine methyltransferase SETD6, whose translation MAAGGDPAAAFVAWCGAAGVRLSPKVRLSRQGTVSGYGLVAGEELAAGELLVAVPRPALLSQHTCGIRGLLRDAQDALQSQSGWVPLLLALLYEYTASSSPWRPYFALWEDFRSLDHPMFWPEEERSRLLQGTGIPEAVEKDLANIHLEYSSIVLPFMQAHPDVFDPKVHTLELYKQLVAFVMAYSFQEPLDEEDEDEKGPNPPMMVPVADILNHVANHNANLEYAPKCLRMVTTRPISKGQEIFNTYGQMANWQLLHMYGFAEPYPGNTNDTADIQMVTVRRAAMQRAKNEAQRQLVSEQWDFLCQLEMVGEEGAFVVGWDEVLTEEELSVTLKVLCMSEEEFKEYKEQDGWEDDSEEEESSTLSNEALSRLKAPCKKLLYDSVLLTLESYRSDLKADQDLLKKEAYEKLSQREQQALHVRYGQKRILHQLLELVR comes from the exons atggcggcgggcggcgacCCCGCGGCGGCTTTCGTGGCGTGGTGCGGGGCGGCCGGCGTGAGGCTGAGCCCCAAG GTGCGCCTGAGCCGGCAGGGCACGGTGTCGGGCTACGGGCTGGTGGCCGGCGAGGAGCTGGCGGcgggggagctgctggtggccgTGCCGCGCCCCGCGCTGCTCTCCCAGCACACCTGCGGCATCCGCGGGCTGCTGAGGGACG CTCAGGACGCTCTGCAGAGCCAGTCCGGGTGGGTGCCgctcctgctggccctgctctaCGAGTACACggccagcagctccccgtgGAGGCCCTATTTTGCTCTCTGGGAGGACTTCAGGAGCTTGGATCACCCCATGTTCTG gcctgaagaagaaaggagcaggctgctgcagggcactggCATCCCCGAAGCAGTGGAAAAGGACCTGGCTAACATCCACCTGGAGTACAGCTCCATCGTCCTGCCTTTCATGCAGGCCCACCCCGACGTCTTTGACCCCAAGGTGCACACGCTGGAGTTGTACAAGCAGCTGGTGGCGTTTGTCATGGCTTACAG TTTTCAGGAACCTTTGGAcgaggaagatgaagatgagAAGGGACCCAATCCTCCCATGATGGTACCCGTAGCAGATATTTTGAATCACGTGGCCAACCACAACGCCAACCTGGAATATGCTCCT AAGTGTTTGCGCATGGTGACAACACGGCCCATCAGCAAAGGGCAAGAGATCTTCAACACCTACGGGCAGATGGCCAActggcagctcctgcacatGTACGGCTTCGCGGAGCCCTATCCGGGCAACACCAATGACACTGCTGACATCCAGATGGTGACGGTGCGCAGGGCAGCGATGCAGC GTGCCAAAAACGAAGCACAGCGGCAACTGGTCTCGGAGCAGTGGGACTTCTTGTGCCAGCTGGAGATGGTGGGGGAGGAAGGCGCCTTTGTGGTTGGCTGGGATGAGGTGCTGACAGAGGAAGAGCTGTCTGTGACCCTGAAG GTGCTGTGCATGTCAGAAGAAGAATTCAAGGAGTATAAGGAACAGGATGGCTGGGAAGATGAcagtgaggaagaggaaagctCCACCCTTTCTAACGAAGCTCTCTCCAGACTTAAAGCCCCTTGCAAGAAACTCCTTTATGACAGTGTGCTGCTGACCCTGGAGTCCTACAGGTCAGACCTGAAAGCAGACCAGGACTTGCTAAAAAAGGAAGCTTATGAGAAACTGAGTCAAAGGGAGCAGCAAGCTTTGCATGTACGCTATGGACAGAAAAGGATCTTGCATCAGCTGCTAGAGCTGGTACGCTGA
- the LOC116494221 gene encoding SNF-related serine/threonine-protein kinase-like, whose amino-acid sequence MAEGKIAGLYDLERTLGKGHFAVVKLARHVFTGQRVAVKVIDKSKLAGEAAGQLLQEVRCMKLVQHPNVVRLYEVIDTHSKLYLILELGDGGDMFDHIMRHEGGLAEGRAKHYFAQIVHAISYCHKLHVVHRDLKPENVVFFQEQGVVKLTDFGFSNRFQPGKMLTTSCGSLAYSAPEILLGDEYDAPAVDIWSLGVILYMLVCGQPPFQEANDSETLTMIMDCRYTVPPHVSAQCSDLISRMLQRDPRQRASLEQIEGHTWLQGVDPSPASRSLLPLTSHKRVSREEHEIIIQAMTCGHIADRDTIQEALEADRYNHITATYFLLAERMLREKQEEQGRRRSLLYDLAKQVQSRTDLSDTFSPVDGSGGLQPFAEAPGSPQPPSLSACGDSGDSGRGLRQPPRVLLKAPAIDTAITKSAPALQQICEEEEEEEEEEGRPAVMERKSSSLNQEQMRDFLRAGARRLSCHGEVPGWGAEPGGWGGRPGAIGGGRGAPGPLEPPKGREEDVESPQERGPVLPPSPDPTDKCQGALSSPHIQARRAVESSGPGGTEAGAENVIKLDPGKGKSGSLRDRLLQFPLCEKALAFKIRPSSKESLLSLGQFNCCHVI is encoded by the exons ATGGCCGAGGGGAAGATCGCGGGGCTGTACGACCTGGAGCGCACGCTGGGCAAGGGGCACTTCGCGGTGGTGAAGCTGGCGCGCCACGTCTTCACCGGGCAGCGCGTGGCCGTCAAGGTGATCGACAAGAGCAAGCTGGCGGGCGAGGCGgcggggcagctgctgcaggaggtgcgCTGCATGAAGCTGGTGCAGCACCCCAACGTGGTGCGCCTCTACGAGGTGATCGACACCCACTCCAAGCTCTACCTCATCCTGGAGCTGGGCGACGGCGGCGACATGTTCGACCACATCATGCGGCACGAGGGCGGGCTGGCCGAGGGCCGCGCCAAGCACTACTTCGCCCAGATCGTCCACGCCATCTCCTACTGCCACAAGCTGCACGTGGTGCACCGCGACCTCAAGCCCGAGAACGTCGTCTTCTTCCAGGAGCAAGGGGTGGTCAAGCTCACGGACTTTGGCTTCAGCAACCGCTTCCAGCCCGGCAAGATGCTCACCACCAGCTGCGGCTCGCTGGCGTACTCGGCGCCGGAGATCCTGCTGGGGGATGAGTACGACGCGCCGGCCGTGG ACATCTGGAGCCTGGGCGTCATCCTCTACATGCTGGTGTGCGGGCAGCCGCCCTTCCAGGAGGCCAACGACAGCGAGACGCTCACCATGATCATGGACTGCCGCTACACCGTGCCCCCGCACGTCTCGGCGCAGTGCTCCGA CCTCATCTCCAGGATGCTGCAGCGGGACCCCCGGCAGCGAGCCTCCCTGGAGCAGATCGAGGGCCACACGTGGCTGCAGGGGGTGGACCCGTCCCCCGCCAGccgctccctgctgcccctcacCTCGCACAAGCGCGTGTCCCGGGAGGAGCACGAGATCATCATCCAGGCCATGACGTGCGGGCACATCGCCGACCGGGACACCATCCAGGA GGCGCTGGAGGCCGACCGCTACAACCACATCACGGCCACCTACTTCTTGCTGGCAGAGAGGATGCTGCgggagaagcaggaggagcagggccgCCGCCGGAGCCTCCTCTACGACCTGGCCAAGCAGGTGCAGAGCAG GACCGACCTCTCGGACACGTTCAGCCCCGTGGATGGCAGCGGTGGCCTTCAGCCCTTCGCGGAGGCgcccggcagcccccagccacccTCTCTGTCCGCCTGCGGGGACAGCGGTGACAGCGGCCGCGGCCTCCGCCAGCCCCCCCGGGTGCTGCTGAAGGCCCCCGCCATCGACACCGCCATCACCAAGAGCGCCCCGGCCCTGCAGCAGATctgcgaggaggaggaggaagaggaggaggaggagggcaggccCGCCGTGATGGAGAGGAAGAGCAGCTCGCTGAACCAGGAGCAGATGCGAGATTTCCTCCGCGCCGGGGCCCGCCGGCTGTCGTGCCACGGGGAGGTGCCGGGCTGGGGGGCCGAGCCGGGGGGCTGGGGTGGGCGCCCGGGTGCCATCGGAGGCGGGCGAGGAGCCCCGGGGCCCCTGGAGCCCCccaaggggagggaggaggacgTGGAGAGCCCCCAGGAAAGGGGGCCCGTCCTGCCGCCATCCCCAGACCCCACGGACAAATGCCAGGGGGCCCTCAGCAGCCCCCACATCCAGGCCCGGCGGGCGGTGGAGAGCTCGGGCCCGGGGGGCACCGAGGCGGGCGCGGAGAACGTGATAAAGCTGGACCCGGGGAAGGGCAAGAGCGGCAGCCTGCGGGACCGGCTCCTGCAGTTCCCTCTGTGTGAGAAAGCCCTGGCCTTCAAGATCCGGCCCAGCTCCAAGGAGAGCCTCCTGTCCCTGGGGCAGTTCAACTGCTGCCACGTCATTTAG